A window of Prevotella fusca JCM 17724 genomic DNA:
CATACGTTCTAAAGGCGATACGGCACTTTTCGGAGGACACACCACAGAAGATATGAAGAACCGATTGGGGGTGAAATCCAACAGACCGCTGGCTGACTTTCTGCCCACCCTTACCATAGCTGCCAAGAACCTTGCTACGGAAATGACTAACTACAACGTAGAAAACAAAGATTTGCACGGAGAACTACCTATTACGTACGAACACATACAGAACAACCAAAGCGTGCGTGATATGTTGGGACAGCGTGGCATCAAACCTGAAGAGCTTCCACCCGCAGAAGATATTAAGAAACTGGAACGCAAGGTTGCACGAGATGAGAAAAAGATAGAACAAGCCTCACAAAAACTACCGAAGAATAAGAATGGAGATTCATAATATATTAAACAAGATACTGCAAATAGAGCATGGTTTTCAGCACATCATTGATGGAGCTGATGAAATCCTTTCTACATACCCTAAGGAACAATGTTTTGAACTTGCTTTCGAACTATTCAAGAACAAAGCCTATCAAGTCCGAATGTTGGCAACAACGATATTGGGCAGATTGGCAATAACGAATAATGATATACTTCGTTTTCTGAAAGAACAAGTAAGCATCGATGAAAATTGGCGTGTGCAGGAAATGCTTGCAAAGGCATTTGATGAGGTGTGCAAACACAGAGGATATGAAACGTCCTTGCCGGTCATCGAAGAGTGGATAGATGACGATAATCCGAATGTAGTCCGTGCCGTAATGGAAGGATTAAGGATTTGGACAAGTCGCCCATTCTTCAAAGATAATCCTGCAATTGCCATTGCATTAATCAGTAAGCACAAAGCACATGAGAGCGAGTATCTTCGGAAATCCGTGGGAAACGCTTTGAAGGATATAAGCAAGAAACATTGTGAATTGATACGAGCTGAAGTACGGCAATGGGATTTATCCAATCCGCGAGTTATGTTTACTTATAAACTTGCAACTAAGTTGTTGAAATAAAGATTGCAATGAATAAAGCTATTCACAAAAAGCGTGCAGAAAAGAGAAATGCAGAAATAGCAAATGCATATACAACACATGGAGAGTTATCGGAAAACCTTAATCAGTTGACCGATGTCAGTATCTTTGTTGAAATAGATATGGTTTATAAAGTCTTCATCGTAAAGCATTATTTCTGCACCGTCGGGCATGAATGTCCTTGTCCAAAGCGCAAAAGAACAGCCTAAATCCGCAGAATCAGTCTCTATGCACACACAATTCAGCGAATCATCGAGCATACCATTGAGGAAGTGATGGTCCGTCTTTATGGTCCATTCATAGCAGTATTTTCTTTTGGTATTCGTGATTTCTTCGAGTCGGGTTATATGGTATTTTGCTTGCAATTCTGCAATGAAATCTTGTTTGTTTATCTTCCATTCTGCCCTTTCCTGAGGCGATACCAATGCTTTCATATACCTAAGAATGTTCTTGATAGTTATCTTTCAATGGCAATGCTGCCATTAATGCCGTAATTGTCAGGTTACTTTCAGATTCCTTCAGCACTTGTGGTTGTTTCCAGTCATTCTGATGCTGCTGTAAGGTTAAGCGTGTAAGGCAATTAAATGCTGTACTTGTTCCTTCAGATAATCAGGAACATCCATGCGGAGAATGGCTTTCAGCATTTCCAGATAGCGTTCCTGCTCTTTGGGATCGGAAGTCCCGTTCAGGATCCTGTTCAGCATCCATATCGTATAAAATGTCGGCTTCCTGTTAAGTGACTTGGGCAATTCCTCCTCAAGTCCTTTCCTGTAATATGTTTCTAAAGTGTGCACTATCAGTCCGGGCATGCCGAAATCATATTCAGGATTCCTTTCAAGAATCCTGAATAGCGGCTCCATAAGTATGGACGTGTGCCGGTCTTCCTTGTTCAGTGCAAGTATTTCTTCACACAATGACTCTAATCGGATGATATTGGAATCATCGATGGTATTGATTGATTCTATCTCTTTCTTGATTTCTGCAATTCTATCCATATATGTTTGTTTTCGTGTTCCTAAACCTTGTGCCTGCCTTTATTGTTTTCTTTTTTAAGGCATCCGATGTTCTTTGCGGGGGGCTTCTCTGCCCTTCTGAAGTGGGGGGAAGCCCTGGGACATCAGATAATCGTGCCACATTCTAATCCTCCCACACCACAGGTGCACCCGTTGCAGCCTTCAAAGATATAAACTTTTCCTGGTTTGTGGTAGAAGTTTACATCTTTTATCTCTAACTCCCATTCAGAGGCGTTCAGACGATAGCCTGTTTCAAAGACAGAATGAACAGACTTAGACAGAAAGACTCTAAGAACTGAATTAAACAGAATGAACAATGCAAATGGCAAGACTAACAACCTGTCAGCTCGTTCACTCGTCAACCTTGTCAACTCGCAACCTTGTCAACCCGTCAACTTCAGAAGAAGATGTTATCAAATGCAAAAGGCGTTTGCGCCCTGTTGAGAAAATACTAAGGCAGGGCAGGGAAAGGCGGTGAGGGCATCAGGAGGAGATGGGTTGAATATCAATAACTTGTAAAGGTGAGGAAATGTTATGCCGCAGACAGTCAGAAAAGGGTTGGAGGATAGTGATAGGTGAGTTTTGGTTAAAAACATTATCAAAACATTAAAAACGGGAAAAGATTGGCTTTTTCGTTAAAAATAATATAAATTTGCACATTAGTTTATTTAGAAAAATGAATTACTTGAAGTTGCCATTAAACCTTTCAGGAGCCCTGAACGGACAGCTGAAACGGTGTTCCTATGAGGAGTCTATAGCCCAGCATATCATGATGCTGGTAGTCTCTCGCTATGGTGAAGTCGAGGGAAAGGAAGACTATGGCTCTGTCATCTGGGACTTGGAATTTAATCAGGTCCTGCGCAATTCCGACTGGGAAGAGACTGTCAGACAGTCACTTGAAGCCACGATAAGGAAATACGAGTCGCGCCTGAAAGATGTTCACGTCAGAGTGGAACTTGCAGAGGTTGAGGAAGACGTAAGGAATAAGTATCCTAATGCCCGGCAGCGTGTACGTGTGTGGGTAAATGGAATCATGGTCAGGAATGACCAGGAGTTCAAGTTCAGCACGCATCTTTATATCAGTCCGATATCCCAGTAGGGTAGAACAGGCTGACGGATAGAAAGTTGTGAGATGATGAAGCGAGATACACCAGTTTTATTCTTTGTCATTCCTAATACTATTGTATTCAAGCAGGGCTTGTCCAAGGGTATTCAAGCGAGAAGGATGAAACCCTTTCAGAAGGGGAGCATTCTTTTTGTTGAAGAGTAATTTGTCACAATTCAAAACAGCCAATACAAAGAAAATACATCTTATAGTAGAAGATAAAATATGATTGACAAAAGGCAACAGGTTATAAAGGAACGTCTGCAACGGTTTGCAATGGATCTGTGGAATATCACAGACCCGGGGCAGATGGACCCCGTCATTGACCTGATACTTGACGTAGTAGCATATAACAGCAGCAGACTTTACCAGAGCATAGACGAGTCGGATGCAAGCATCCTGCACCGTCTGGCACGCCTGCTTGTACCCCATAAGTGGTCACTCCCTTCGCCTGCCCATGCCCTGCTGACTGTTACCCCGCAGAATGATGATGTCCGTTGGCTTTCTCCGACCGACCTCTTCTACACGAAGAAGATGGTCTTTGAGCGTGGACAGATTGATATTGGGTTCTCACCTTTGAGCAAGTATCCTCTGTTAAATGCAAGAATCAATACGATAGCACTTGAACAGAAGCTGATACGCTATACGGAAGACGACCAGTATGATGAGGAGCTCCCGGTGGACTTTCCGGATGGAAATGAGGACTCCATGTGGGTGGGGCTGAAACTGTCAGAAGAACAGCTGCGCCTTACAAAGCATATCGTCTTCTGCATTCTTCCCGACAACAACCATCTGGCTCCCTTCGTTAAGGAAATCAAGGCGTATGGCAGCAACGGACAGCCTTTGGGCGTGAGTGTCCCCGACTTCCCGCTGCCTAACAGTGAGAAGTATCCCTACTTTGAGGATATAACCTCCTACTATGCCAATAGTTTCATCCAGATAGATCTTGAGAAACAGCATCGTTCGTCCCGACCTTTCAGCGATTTTCCTGCTGAGTGGAATGCCGAGGAGACTACAACGGGCAGGGAAAATCTGTTCTGGATAAAACTGTGTTTCCCACAGGCTTTCCTTCACACCAACCTGGAGAAGGTCCGTGTGCTGCTGAACACTTACCCTGCTGTCAACAGAAACCTGGCTGTCAACCGTCATGACTTCACGAAGCAGGGAAGCATCATCCCGCTCCCTTGCAACAATTCGCAGTTCATCCTGAATGTCGAGTCGCTTCAGGACGACTTGAACCATGAGTATGTTGATGTTGCACAGCATTATGGCGAGCAGTCTTTCGGCACCTACAGCCTTTACTATGGCAATATTGAAAGGTTCGATTCCGACAATGCACGCACCTTGATTCTCAAGCTGCTGCAGCTGGCACGGGAGGACGGAAGCGCATTCAATTCCCTGAATGTGGGCGTACTCATTGCACAGCTGGGTGAACTGTATAACAAGATTGAAGAAATTGAGAAGACTGCCTACGATGCCATTCAAACCAAGGGCATGTCGCGTACCTTTCTCTTCACCCAGCCTTACAAGGGTGTTCACAGTGGTGAGGTGCGTTACTGGACCACCGACGGCGAGATAGCCAACGGACTTGACAACCGTGCACCCTTCTTCCGTTTCGACAATGCGAGGTTCTCCATGCGTGGTATCAGTTTCCAGACTGTTACGAAGCAGGGCAACTCGCATAACAACGAGCACGACCTCATCAACCGTCTGCGTTATGGGCTTCTGACACGTGACCGCATCGTGACCAATGAGGATGTAAAGAGCTTCCTGCAGTGCCATTTAGGGCAGTCGGCCGACGGTATAGACATCAAAGACGGCATAGCCATCTCTCCCGACATACGCCGTGGCATCATCCGCACCACGGAAGTAAGGATCCGTCTCTCACGGATTGGCAAGGCAGAGCGCACTGATTTGCCTGCAATGACATGTTTCCTGGAGGA
This region includes:
- a CDS encoding DNA alkylation repair protein → MEIHNILNKILQIEHGFQHIIDGADEILSTYPKEQCFELAFELFKNKAYQVRMLATTILGRLAITNNDILRFLKEQVSIDENWRVQEMLAKAFDEVCKHRGYETSLPVIEEWIDDDNPNVVRAVMEGLRIWTSRPFFKDNPAIAIALISKHKAHESEYLRKSVGNALKDISKKHCELIRAEVRQWDLSNPRVMFTYKLATKLLK
- a CDS encoding GPW/gp25 family protein, with protein sequence MNYLKLPLNLSGALNGQLKRCSYEESIAQHIMMLVVSRYGEVEGKEDYGSVIWDLEFNQVLRNSDWEETVRQSLEATIRKYESRLKDVHVRVELAEVEEDVRNKYPNARQRVRVWVNGIMVRNDQEFKFSTHLYISPISQ
- a CDS encoding type VI secretion system baseplate subunit TssF, translating into MIDKRQQVIKERLQRFAMDLWNITDPGQMDPVIDLILDVVAYNSSRLYQSIDESDASILHRLARLLVPHKWSLPSPAHALLTVTPQNDDVRWLSPTDLFYTKKMVFERGQIDIGFSPLSKYPLLNARINTIALEQKLIRYTEDDQYDEELPVDFPDGNEDSMWVGLKLSEEQLRLTKHIVFCILPDNNHLAPFVKEIKAYGSNGQPLGVSVPDFPLPNSEKYPYFEDITSYYANSFIQIDLEKQHRSSRPFSDFPAEWNAEETTTGRENLFWIKLCFPQAFLHTNLEKVRVLLNTYPAVNRNLAVNRHDFTKQGSIIPLPCNNSQFILNVESLQDDLNHEYVDVAQHYGEQSFGTYSLYYGNIERFDSDNARTLILKLLQLAREDGSAFNSLNVGVLIAQLGELYNKIEEIEKTAYDAIQTKGMSRTFLFTQPYKGVHSGEVRYWTTDGEIANGLDNRAPFFRFDNARFSMRGISFQTVTKQGNSHNNEHDLINRLRYGLLTRDRIVTNEDVKSFLQCHLGQSADGIDIKDGIAISPDIRRGIIRTTEVRIRLSRIGKAERTDLPAMTCFLEEELSKRSVSNTPYKIFFV